Proteins encoded together in one Chrysemys picta bellii isolate R12L10 chromosome 22, ASM1138683v2, whole genome shotgun sequence window:
- the IL27RA gene encoding interleukin-27 receptor subunit alpha isoform X2 — MRKRWRGAWLLLLALETFGFREGDPEEPTGLMCYQMGPSGGMNCTWPSRTGPEANTTYTLHYQSLKFKRNQTRSSQAPAGQSWVVIGRSSLTHNENYAVWVEAGDGTQITPRLTLTPHEIVKPDPPVLSLVDVTPVVTVTWTNPQWPQHFSPDLACHLRYRVSGTPNWTRVHEEDVEPNIYEFSSLEPFTAYEVQARCIPRDRKGFWSDWSPSQTFRTPEAALLGLVDVWRVASPPESGETSLLLLWKPLNSEAARGVIRSYSLAFRSGSNSSESLESACCNVSLPSRTTHVWISANNHVGRTQPAYLSLERQDLPAPAGVRAAAVHGQDLLVTWEPSKDPLEGEPTEYLVEWAEECSSSKAASLDWVRRPAGTHSALLTGDFRPRVPYQVRVYGLYPGGFGASAPVRAYIQEGVPSAGPQGLQDHSISKEASIISWEAIPLAQRNGHITHYTLYLATPTESPQTYQPIAATETSYNLSGLEPGTSYQLWMTGSTSAGEGNASSIHLFHTPDSRWEVVLASLLAVGFLLFLACVLGAVLHVQLLDLCQKVLPSWCWEKVPDATHSRIMLHEDPHSYRGPLVRAKAAEEPPITELHIAEPAEHVNHGYSTLLQLESPLPARPHGAGADDGPGSKPRTEKLGPSSPTLEEAWGEQAPVISGYEKHFMPTLEEVLGLA, encoded by the exons ATGAGGAAGAGATGGAGGGGAGCGTGGCTCCTACTGCTGGCACTGGAGACCTTTGGGTTTCGGGAAG GTGACCCAGAGGAACCCACGGGGCTGATGTGTTACCAGATGGGCCCCAGCGGGGGCATGAATTGCACGTGGCCCAGCAGGACCGGCCCTGAGGCTAACACCACTTACACCCTCCACTACCAGAGCCTGAAGTT CAAACGCAACCAGACGCGGAGTTCCCAGGCCCCCGCCGGACAGAGCTGGGTGGTGATTGGAAGAAGCAGTCTGACGCACAATGAGAACTATGCCGTGTGGGTGGAGGCTGGTGACGGGACCCAGATCACCCCAAGGCTAACTCTGACCCCGCATGAGATAG TGAAGCCGGATCCCCCTGTACTGAGCCTAGTGGACGTTACCCCTGTGGTCACCGTGACCTGGACAAACCCCCAATGGCCCCAGCATTTCTCCCCGGATCTGGCCTGCCACCTTCGCTACCGGGTGTCTGGGACCCCCAACTGGACCAGG GTTCATGAAGAGGATGTTGAGCCCAACATCTACGAGTTCTCCAGCCTGGAGCCTTTCACGGCCTATGAGGTGCAGGCTCGCTGCATCCCCAGGGACCGGAAGGGCTTCTGGAGCGACTGGAGCCCGTCCCAGACCTTCCGGACCCCCGAGGCTG CCCTGCTGGGCCTGGTGGACGTGTGGCGAGTGGCCAGCCCCCCTGAGTCCGGAGAGACCAGCCTTCTGCTGCTGTGGAAG CCACTCAATTCTGAAGCAGCCAGGGGAGTCATTCGCAGCTACAGCCTGGCCTTCCGGAGCGGCAGCAACAGCTCCGAGAGCCTGGAGTCCGCCTGCTGCAACGTGAGCCTCCCCTCCAGAACCACCCACGTCTGGATCTCGGCAAACAACCACGTCGGGCGGACGCAGCCTGCCTACCTCAGCTTGGAGCGGCAGG ATCTGCCTGCCCCGGCGGGGGTCCGGGCTGCGGCCGTGCATGGGCAGGATCTCCTCGTTACCTGGGAGCCCAGCAAGGACCCTCTGGAAGGGGAGCCCACGGAGTACCTGGTGGAGTGGGCCGAGGAGTGCAGCAGCTCAAAGGCGGCATCCCTGGACTGGGTGCGCAGGCCGGCTGGCACCCACAGTGCCCTGCTGACAG GTGACTTCAGACCACGGGTGCCGTATCAGGTCCGCGTGTACGGGCTGTACCCCGGGGGCTTTGGTGCATCGGCCCCTGTCCGAGCCTACATCCAGGAAGGAG TGCCATCGGCAGGGCCCCAGGGCCTGCAGGATCATAGCATCTCCAAGGAGGCGTCCATCATCTCCTGGGAGGCGATCCCCCTGGCGCAGCGCAACGGGCACATCACTCACTACACCCTCTACCTCGCCACGCCCACGGAGAGCCCACAGACCTACCAGCCCA TCGCTGCTACAGAGACAAGCTACAACCTCTCAGGTCTGGAGCCCGGCACCTCCTACCAGCTCTGGATGACGGGCTCCACTTCGGCCGGGGAAGGAAACGCCAGCTCCATCCATCTCTTCCACACGCCAG atTCCCGCTGGGAGGTCGTCCTGGCTTCCCTCCTCGCAGTGGGATTCCTTCTTTTCCTCGCCTGCGTCCTGGGAGCTGTCCTGCACGTGCA GCTGCTGGACCTGTGCCAGAAGGTGCTGCCTAGCTGGTGCTGGGAGAAGGTCCCGGATGCCACCCACAGCAGGATTATGCTGCACGAG GATCCCCACAGCTACAGGGGTCCCTTGGTGCGGGCCAAGGCCGCGGAGGAGCCCCCCATCACCGAGCTCCACATTGCGGAGCCAGCAGAGCACGTGAACCACGGCTACTCAACTCTGCTCCAGCTGGAGTCTCCTCTGCCTGCCCGGCCCCACGGCGCGGGGGCTGACGACGGGCCCGGGAGCAAGCCCAGGACAGAGAAGCTGGGGCCAAGCAGCCCCACCCTGGAGGAGGCGTGGGGAGAGCAAGCCCCGGTCATTTCTGGCTACGAGAAACATTTCATGCCCACCCTGGAGGAGGTGCTGGGACTGGCCTGA
- the IL27RA gene encoding interleukin-27 receptor subunit alpha isoform X1 — MRKRWRGAWLLLLALETFGFREGDPEEPTGLMCYQMGPSGGMNCTWPSRTGPEANTTYTLHYQSLKFKRNQTRSSQAPAGQSWVVIGRSSLTHNENYAVWVEAGDGTQITPRLTLTPHEIVKPDPPVLSLVDVTPVVTVTWTNPQWPQHFSPDLACHLRYRVSGTPNWTRVHEEDVEPNIYEFSSLEPFTAYEVQARCIPRDRKGFWSDWSPSQTFRTPEAALLGLVDVWRVASPPESGETSLLLLWKPLNSEAARGVIRSYSLAFRSGSNSSESLESACCNVSLPSRTTHVWISANNHVGRTQPAYLSLERQDLPAPAGVRAAAVHGQDLLVTWEPSKDPLEGEPTEYLVEWAEECSSSKAASLDWVRRPAGTHSALLTGDFRPRVPYQVRVYGLYPGGFGASAPVRAYIQEGVPSAGPQGLQDHSISKEASIISWEAIPLAQRNGHITHYTLYLATPTESPQTYQPIAATETSYNLSGLEPGTSYQLWMTGSTSAGEGNASSIHLFHTPDSRWEVVLASLLAVGFLLFLACVLGAVLHVQLLDLCQKVLPSWCWEKVPDATHSRIMLHEVDRDPHSYRGPLVRAKAAEEPPITELHIAEPAEHVNHGYSTLLQLESPLPARPHGAGADDGPGSKPRTEKLGPSSPTLEEAWGEQAPVISGYEKHFMPTLEEVLGLA, encoded by the exons ATGAGGAAGAGATGGAGGGGAGCGTGGCTCCTACTGCTGGCACTGGAGACCTTTGGGTTTCGGGAAG GTGACCCAGAGGAACCCACGGGGCTGATGTGTTACCAGATGGGCCCCAGCGGGGGCATGAATTGCACGTGGCCCAGCAGGACCGGCCCTGAGGCTAACACCACTTACACCCTCCACTACCAGAGCCTGAAGTT CAAACGCAACCAGACGCGGAGTTCCCAGGCCCCCGCCGGACAGAGCTGGGTGGTGATTGGAAGAAGCAGTCTGACGCACAATGAGAACTATGCCGTGTGGGTGGAGGCTGGTGACGGGACCCAGATCACCCCAAGGCTAACTCTGACCCCGCATGAGATAG TGAAGCCGGATCCCCCTGTACTGAGCCTAGTGGACGTTACCCCTGTGGTCACCGTGACCTGGACAAACCCCCAATGGCCCCAGCATTTCTCCCCGGATCTGGCCTGCCACCTTCGCTACCGGGTGTCTGGGACCCCCAACTGGACCAGG GTTCATGAAGAGGATGTTGAGCCCAACATCTACGAGTTCTCCAGCCTGGAGCCTTTCACGGCCTATGAGGTGCAGGCTCGCTGCATCCCCAGGGACCGGAAGGGCTTCTGGAGCGACTGGAGCCCGTCCCAGACCTTCCGGACCCCCGAGGCTG CCCTGCTGGGCCTGGTGGACGTGTGGCGAGTGGCCAGCCCCCCTGAGTCCGGAGAGACCAGCCTTCTGCTGCTGTGGAAG CCACTCAATTCTGAAGCAGCCAGGGGAGTCATTCGCAGCTACAGCCTGGCCTTCCGGAGCGGCAGCAACAGCTCCGAGAGCCTGGAGTCCGCCTGCTGCAACGTGAGCCTCCCCTCCAGAACCACCCACGTCTGGATCTCGGCAAACAACCACGTCGGGCGGACGCAGCCTGCCTACCTCAGCTTGGAGCGGCAGG ATCTGCCTGCCCCGGCGGGGGTCCGGGCTGCGGCCGTGCATGGGCAGGATCTCCTCGTTACCTGGGAGCCCAGCAAGGACCCTCTGGAAGGGGAGCCCACGGAGTACCTGGTGGAGTGGGCCGAGGAGTGCAGCAGCTCAAAGGCGGCATCCCTGGACTGGGTGCGCAGGCCGGCTGGCACCCACAGTGCCCTGCTGACAG GTGACTTCAGACCACGGGTGCCGTATCAGGTCCGCGTGTACGGGCTGTACCCCGGGGGCTTTGGTGCATCGGCCCCTGTCCGAGCCTACATCCAGGAAGGAG TGCCATCGGCAGGGCCCCAGGGCCTGCAGGATCATAGCATCTCCAAGGAGGCGTCCATCATCTCCTGGGAGGCGATCCCCCTGGCGCAGCGCAACGGGCACATCACTCACTACACCCTCTACCTCGCCACGCCCACGGAGAGCCCACAGACCTACCAGCCCA TCGCTGCTACAGAGACAAGCTACAACCTCTCAGGTCTGGAGCCCGGCACCTCCTACCAGCTCTGGATGACGGGCTCCACTTCGGCCGGGGAAGGAAACGCCAGCTCCATCCATCTCTTCCACACGCCAG atTCCCGCTGGGAGGTCGTCCTGGCTTCCCTCCTCGCAGTGGGATTCCTTCTTTTCCTCGCCTGCGTCCTGGGAGCTGTCCTGCACGTGCA GCTGCTGGACCTGTGCCAGAAGGTGCTGCCTAGCTGGTGCTGGGAGAAGGTCCCGGATGCCACCCACAGCAGGATTATGCTGCACGAGGTAGACAGG GATCCCCACAGCTACAGGGGTCCCTTGGTGCGGGCCAAGGCCGCGGAGGAGCCCCCCATCACCGAGCTCCACATTGCGGAGCCAGCAGAGCACGTGAACCACGGCTACTCAACTCTGCTCCAGCTGGAGTCTCCTCTGCCTGCCCGGCCCCACGGCGCGGGGGCTGACGACGGGCCCGGGAGCAAGCCCAGGACAGAGAAGCTGGGGCCAAGCAGCCCCACCCTGGAGGAGGCGTGGGGAGAGCAAGCCCCGGTCATTTCTGGCTACGAGAAACATTTCATGCCCACCCTGGAGGAGGTGCTGGGACTGGCCTGA
- the IL27RA gene encoding interleukin-27 receptor subunit alpha isoform X3, whose product MRKRWRGAWLLLLALETFGFREGDPEEPTGLMCYQMGPSGGMNCTWPSRTGPEANTTYTLHYQSLKFKRNQTRSSQAPAGQSWVVIGRSSLTHNENYAVWVEAGDGTQITPRLTLTPHEIVKPDPPVLSLVDVTPVVTVTWTNPQWPQHFSPDLACHLRYRVSGTPNWTRVHEEDVEPNIYEFSSLEPFTAYEVQARCIPRDRKGFWSDWSPSQTFRTPEAALLGLVDVWRVASPPESGETSLLLLWKPLNSEAARGVIRSYSLAFRSGSNSSESLESACCNVSLPSRTTHVWISANNHVGRTQPAYLSLERQDLPAPAGVRAAAVHGQDLLVTWEPSKDPLEGEPTEYLVEWAEECSSSKAASLDWVRRPAGTHSALLTGDFRPRVPYQVRVYGLYPGGFGASAPVRAYIQEGVPSAGPQGLQDHSISKEASIISWEAIPLAQRNGHITHYTLYLATPTESPQTYQPIAATETSYNLSGLEPGTSYQLWMTGSTSAGEGNASSIHLFHTPGCWTCARRCCLAGAGRRSRMPPTAGLCCTRIPTATGVPWCGPRPRRSPPSPSSTLRSQQST is encoded by the exons ATGAGGAAGAGATGGAGGGGAGCGTGGCTCCTACTGCTGGCACTGGAGACCTTTGGGTTTCGGGAAG GTGACCCAGAGGAACCCACGGGGCTGATGTGTTACCAGATGGGCCCCAGCGGGGGCATGAATTGCACGTGGCCCAGCAGGACCGGCCCTGAGGCTAACACCACTTACACCCTCCACTACCAGAGCCTGAAGTT CAAACGCAACCAGACGCGGAGTTCCCAGGCCCCCGCCGGACAGAGCTGGGTGGTGATTGGAAGAAGCAGTCTGACGCACAATGAGAACTATGCCGTGTGGGTGGAGGCTGGTGACGGGACCCAGATCACCCCAAGGCTAACTCTGACCCCGCATGAGATAG TGAAGCCGGATCCCCCTGTACTGAGCCTAGTGGACGTTACCCCTGTGGTCACCGTGACCTGGACAAACCCCCAATGGCCCCAGCATTTCTCCCCGGATCTGGCCTGCCACCTTCGCTACCGGGTGTCTGGGACCCCCAACTGGACCAGG GTTCATGAAGAGGATGTTGAGCCCAACATCTACGAGTTCTCCAGCCTGGAGCCTTTCACGGCCTATGAGGTGCAGGCTCGCTGCATCCCCAGGGACCGGAAGGGCTTCTGGAGCGACTGGAGCCCGTCCCAGACCTTCCGGACCCCCGAGGCTG CCCTGCTGGGCCTGGTGGACGTGTGGCGAGTGGCCAGCCCCCCTGAGTCCGGAGAGACCAGCCTTCTGCTGCTGTGGAAG CCACTCAATTCTGAAGCAGCCAGGGGAGTCATTCGCAGCTACAGCCTGGCCTTCCGGAGCGGCAGCAACAGCTCCGAGAGCCTGGAGTCCGCCTGCTGCAACGTGAGCCTCCCCTCCAGAACCACCCACGTCTGGATCTCGGCAAACAACCACGTCGGGCGGACGCAGCCTGCCTACCTCAGCTTGGAGCGGCAGG ATCTGCCTGCCCCGGCGGGGGTCCGGGCTGCGGCCGTGCATGGGCAGGATCTCCTCGTTACCTGGGAGCCCAGCAAGGACCCTCTGGAAGGGGAGCCCACGGAGTACCTGGTGGAGTGGGCCGAGGAGTGCAGCAGCTCAAAGGCGGCATCCCTGGACTGGGTGCGCAGGCCGGCTGGCACCCACAGTGCCCTGCTGACAG GTGACTTCAGACCACGGGTGCCGTATCAGGTCCGCGTGTACGGGCTGTACCCCGGGGGCTTTGGTGCATCGGCCCCTGTCCGAGCCTACATCCAGGAAGGAG TGCCATCGGCAGGGCCCCAGGGCCTGCAGGATCATAGCATCTCCAAGGAGGCGTCCATCATCTCCTGGGAGGCGATCCCCCTGGCGCAGCGCAACGGGCACATCACTCACTACACCCTCTACCTCGCCACGCCCACGGAGAGCCCACAGACCTACCAGCCCA TCGCTGCTACAGAGACAAGCTACAACCTCTCAGGTCTGGAGCCCGGCACCTCCTACCAGCTCTGGATGACGGGCTCCACTTCGGCCGGGGAAGGAAACGCCAGCTCCATCCATCTCTTCCACACGCCAG GCTGCTGGACCTGTGCCAGAAGGTGCTGCCTAGCTGGTGCTGGGAGAAGGTCCCGGATGCCACCCACAGCAGGATTATGCTGCACGAG GATCCCCACAGCTACAGGGGTCCCTTGGTGCGGGCCAAGGCCGCGGAGGAGCCCCCCATCACCGAGCTCCACATTGCGGAGCCAGCAGAGCACGTGA
- the RLN3 gene encoding relaxin-3 — protein sequence MQKLLLALAFGMLLSEPRLGAEGRNPPYGVKLCGREFIRAVIFTCGGSRWRRAGDLDILSSPPAGEDSAEAASSEWDASRLPGTLPHQDLSSDYHERWRGKPGRGLAEESWPLERAVRDVMAGLSTSCCKWGCSKSEISSLC from the exons atgCAGAAACTCCTCCTGGCGTTGGCTTTTGGGATGCTGCTCTCGGAGCCGAGGCTGGGGGCTGAGGGCCGGAACCCACCCTACGGCGTCAAGCTGTGCGGGAGGGAATTTATCCGGGCCGTCATCTTCACCTGTGGGGGCTCCCGCTGGAGACGGGCAG GTGATCTCGATATCCTGAGCAGCCCCCCTGCAGGGGAAGACTCTGCAGAAGCCGCCTCCAGCGAGTGGGATGCCAGCCGCCTGCCCGGGACGCTGCCCCACCAAGACCTCTCCTCCGACTACCACGAGAGGTGGAGAGGCAAACCGGGCCGCGGCCTCGCCGAGGAGAGCTGGCCTCTGGAGCGCGCCGTCCGGGACGTCATGGCGGGGCTGAGCACCTCGTGCTGCAAGTGGGGGTGCAGCAAAAGTGAGATCAGCTCCCTGTGctag